The nucleotide window AAAATGCAATGCTAAGACTGAGTGCTATCCTACGTTTCAGAGACATGATCTATAAATGATGAATGATAAGTGATGAATGATTAATTTCGAATTTTCAACTTTGAATTTATAATGGGCTTAGGTAATATCCGAAACCTGGTCTGGTGTGAATGAGTTTGGTTTTGAAGTTCTTATCGATTTTTTTGCGGAGAAAATTGATGTAAACTTCAATCGCGTTGTTGGTGGATTGGAATTGGTTTTTCCAGACTTCATCGGAGATATATTGTTTGGAAAGTGTTCTTCCGTTAGCTCTCGCCAGTAAAACCAATAATTGAAATTCCTTCACTGTCAGGCTGATCTCTTCGCCGGAGCGGAAAACCTTGCTGTCTTCTGGGAAGATTTCCAGGTCTTCTATCACAATCTTTTCTACTTCTTCTGTCTTTGGCGTCAGCCTTCGCATTTGGGAATTGATCCTCAATAGTAATTCTTCCAACAAAAATGGTTTCACTAGATAATCGTCTGCAGCGTGCAGAAAAGCCTCCTTCTTCTCCTCGATTCCGTCATAGGCAGAAATGATGATGATTGGCGTTTCGGAATTGGTTTCGCGGATGGTTTTGCAGATTTCCAATCCGTTAATCTTCGGAACGTTGATGTCCA belongs to Chryseobacterium sp. KACC 21268 and includes:
- a CDS encoding response regulator transcription factor, translated to MQALLLEDDSVLSSEIALFLESRSIKTDKAEDGEVFLNMFTDKTYDIFLLDINVPKINGLEICKTIRETNSETPIIIISAYDGIEEKKEAFLHAADDYLVKPFLLEELLLRINSQMRRLTPKTEEVEKIVIEDLEIFPEDSKVFRSGEEISLTVKEFQLLVLLARANGRTLSKQYISDEVWKNQFQSTNNAIEVYINFLRKKIDKNFKTKLIHTRPGFGYYLSPL